The genomic window GGAGGCGGTCGAACGCCTCGATGAGCACGTCGGAGGGAGTCATCGCGCCACCCTACGACCGGGGGCGCGCAGCCGACTCAGGCGGGCTGCGCGCCCGTCGTGCCGTCCTCGACCGCACGGCGCGTCAGCGAGTCGCCGATCGCGCGCATCACCGACGCGAGGAAGTCGAGCTGGCGCGGGTCGATCGCGTCGCGGAAGGCGCTGCGGTAGAACTCGCCCGTCTCGGCGACGGCGGCCTGGCCGGAGGGGGCGAGCTCGAGCACGACGCTGCGGCGGTCGGTGGGGTGCGCGCGACGGGAGACGAAGCCGGCCTTCTCGAGCCGGTCGATGAGGCTGGTGGTCGCACCGGTCGACAGCTCGAGCGCCTCCGCGGCGAGCTTGGGGGTGCTGTCGGGGTTGTTCGCGACGAAGACGAGGCAGGTGAGGTCGGTCGTGCCGATGCCGAAGTGGGTGGCGACGAGCCGCTCGACGCGGGCGTTCTGTG from Frigoribacterium sp. PvP032 includes these protein-coding regions:
- a CDS encoding MarR family winged helix-turn-helix transcriptional regulator, which translates into the protein MTDISPQPAAGTAPPLGDDGLVDVDGVLGAFSTLLAQNARVERLVATHFGIGTTDLTCLVFVANNPDSTPKLAAEALELSTGATTSLIDRLEKAGFVSRRAHPTDRRSVVLELAPSGQAAVAETGEFYRSAFRDAIDPRQLDFLASVMRAIGDSLTRRAVEDGTTGAQPA